Proteins encoded in a region of the Tubulanus polymorphus chromosome 10, tnTubPoly1.2, whole genome shotgun sequence genome:
- the LOC141912205 gene encoding uncharacterized protein LOC141912205 isoform X1: MIEITNMSFLVGRCLLVLLTVFLMIHSSSQTYELEVPANTPYSYCSVKSATGPGKQILYTSNDTDFTYFYDLRVGKLPGLRYQVTIFGRFNINSETGNPQVDAVYIVVYPPSSYRGYRYAWYYIIHNDGEVRFNQIHLSMISLSDLIETAEPRNRFKERHQAPLKMIYGLSTGQYGIMSKKGHFRVIFDTNKRIIKLKMAAISGFTGTAEGACVTGTHHPMF; the protein is encoded by the exons ATG ATCGAGATTACAAACATGTCGTTCCTTGTCGG GAGATGCTTGTTAGTATTATTGACCGTATTCCTAATGATCCATTCTTCATCGCAGACGTATGAGTTGGAGGTTCCTGCTAACA CTCCATACAGTTACTGTTCAGTGAAAAGTGCAACCGGACCTGGCAAACAGATACTATACACATCTAATGATACCGACTTCACTTATTTCTATGATTTACGAGTTGGAAAGCTACCCGGATTGAGATATCAGGTGACTATTTTTGGTCGCTTTAATATAAACTCAGAAACGGGAAATCCTCAAGTTGATGCAGTTTATATAGTAGTATATCCACCATCATCCTACCGTGGTTATCGCTATGCTTGGTATTATATCATTCACAACGATGGCGAAGTTAGATTC aaTCAGATACATTTATCGATGATATCACTGTCTGATTTAATAGAAACAGCTGAACCGAGAAATAGATTCAAGGAACGCCATCAAGCACCATTAAAGATGATATATGGATTAAGTACTGGTCAATACGGTATAATGAGCAAAAAGGGACATTTCCGTgtaatattcgatacgaataaacgaattataaaattaaaaatggCTGCTATTAGTGGATTTACGGGCACAGCTGAAG GTGCTTGTGTTACGGGAACACACCATCCAATGTTCTAA
- the LOC141912205 gene encoding uncharacterized protein LOC141912205 isoform X2, producing the protein MSFLVGRCLLVLLTVFLMIHSSSQTYELEVPANTPYSYCSVKSATGPGKQILYTSNDTDFTYFYDLRVGKLPGLRYQVTIFGRFNINSETGNPQVDAVYIVVYPPSSYRGYRYAWYYIIHNDGEVRFNQIHLSMISLSDLIETAEPRNRFKERHQAPLKMIYGLSTGQYGIMSKKGHFRVIFDTNKRIIKLKMAAISGFTGTAEGACVTGTHHPMF; encoded by the exons ATGTCGTTCCTTGTCGG GAGATGCTTGTTAGTATTATTGACCGTATTCCTAATGATCCATTCTTCATCGCAGACGTATGAGTTGGAGGTTCCTGCTAACA CTCCATACAGTTACTGTTCAGTGAAAAGTGCAACCGGACCTGGCAAACAGATACTATACACATCTAATGATACCGACTTCACTTATTTCTATGATTTACGAGTTGGAAAGCTACCCGGATTGAGATATCAGGTGACTATTTTTGGTCGCTTTAATATAAACTCAGAAACGGGAAATCCTCAAGTTGATGCAGTTTATATAGTAGTATATCCACCATCATCCTACCGTGGTTATCGCTATGCTTGGTATTATATCATTCACAACGATGGCGAAGTTAGATTC aaTCAGATACATTTATCGATGATATCACTGTCTGATTTAATAGAAACAGCTGAACCGAGAAATAGATTCAAGGAACGCCATCAAGCACCATTAAAGATGATATATGGATTAAGTACTGGTCAATACGGTATAATGAGCAAAAAGGGACATTTCCGTgtaatattcgatacgaataaacgaattataaaattaaaaatggCTGCTATTAGTGGATTTACGGGCACAGCTGAAG GTGCTTGTGTTACGGGAACACACCATCCAATGTTCTAA
- the LOC141911844 gene encoding uncharacterized protein LOC141911844, translating to MAAPIVNCYILYTLLNILLFVTCNKAPVPVICAPLGYDVKNLSAVRYWYFDSPGDKCVTNSSKTCRFYTAFCKQLPNQLSTNCTDSSVCLQQTAPPNTAYKIATYKYNPFNHLEVNGFNADFQNGQEISLSGQQKCNLSILYRFHCNSKAEWNPKISDGKSGASIPGPIDIQFNRADCKARF from the exons atggcggctcCCATCGTGAACTGTTATATATTGTATACTTTGCtgaatattttgttgtttGTGACGTGTAACAAGGCTCCTGTTCCTGTTATTTGTGCTCCATTAGGATACGATGTGAAAAATCTATCAGC GGTCCGTTATTGGTATTTTGATTCACCTGGAGATAAATGTGTTACGAATAGCAGTAAAACATGTCGATTTTATACTGCGTTCTGTAAACAATTACCCAATCAATTGTCTACAAACTGTACTGACTCAAGCGTCTGTCTTCAACAAACAGCTCCACCAAATACAGCTTATAAAATAGCTACTTATAAATACAATCCATTCAATCATTTAG AAGTGAATGGATTTAATGCAGATTTCCAGAATGGACAGGAAATCTCATTGTCCGGACAGCAAAAATGTAATCTATCAATTCTATACAGATTTCATTGTAACTCGAAGGCTGAATGGAATCCTAAAATATCTGATGGAAAATCAGGAGCTTCGATTCCAGGTCCAATAGATATTCAATTCAACAGAGCTGATTGTAAG gCGCGTTTTTAA
- the LOC141912205 gene encoding uncharacterized protein LOC141912205 isoform X3: MTIQMIVDRDYKHVVPCRTYELEVPANTPYSYCSVKSATGPGKQILYTSNDTDFTYFYDLRVGKLPGLRYQVTIFGRFNINSETGNPQVDAVYIVVYPPSSYRGYRYAWYYIIHNDGEVRFNQIHLSMISLSDLIETAEPRNRFKERHQAPLKMIYGLSTGQYGIMSKKGHFRVIFDTNKRIIKLKMAAISGFTGTAEGACVTGTHHPMF; encoded by the exons ATG ACAATTCAAATGATTGTAGATCGAGATTACAAACATGTCGTTCCTTGTCGG ACGTATGAGTTGGAGGTTCCTGCTAACA CTCCATACAGTTACTGTTCAGTGAAAAGTGCAACCGGACCTGGCAAACAGATACTATACACATCTAATGATACCGACTTCACTTATTTCTATGATTTACGAGTTGGAAAGCTACCCGGATTGAGATATCAGGTGACTATTTTTGGTCGCTTTAATATAAACTCAGAAACGGGAAATCCTCAAGTTGATGCAGTTTATATAGTAGTATATCCACCATCATCCTACCGTGGTTATCGCTATGCTTGGTATTATATCATTCACAACGATGGCGAAGTTAGATTC aaTCAGATACATTTATCGATGATATCACTGTCTGATTTAATAGAAACAGCTGAACCGAGAAATAGATTCAAGGAACGCCATCAAGCACCATTAAAGATGATATATGGATTAAGTACTGGTCAATACGGTATAATGAGCAAAAAGGGACATTTCCGTgtaatattcgatacgaataaacgaattataaaattaaaaatggCTGCTATTAGTGGATTTACGGGCACAGCTGAAG GTGCTTGTGTTACGGGAACACACCATCCAATGTTCTAA